Below is a window of Pseudomonadota bacterium DNA.
CAATCGCGCCCAAGCCATGTCCATGCTAAAGGCCCGGCTTTATGAACTAGAATTACGCAAGCGCGAAGAAGCGGCCCAAGCTCAACACGAAGCAAAAACTGAGATTGGTTGGGGCCATCAGATTCGCTCTTATGTGTTGCATCCGTATCAGATGGTCAAAGACTTGCGCACTGGTGTGGAAAAAGGCAACGCCCAAGGCGTGTTGGATGGGGATTTAGATGCTTATTTGGAGGCGGCGCTGGCCCAAGGGGTTTAGAGTCTTAGGGTGTCCAAAAGCGCAATCTGTGCCCGGGGCGAGTATAGCACATTTTTACTGAACATCCCTGAAAGTACACAGATGTTTTCTTGCATTCGCAGCTGTGTATGATAGAATCACAGCTCAATTTTTTATTTTATGTGAAAAGGAAAAAGTATGATCCAGAAAATACCCATCACAGCAGCTGGTTTTACCCGCCTTGAAAAAGAGCTCAGTCATTTGAAAAAGGTTGAACGACCAGATATAATTCAGGCGATTTCAGAGGCACGAGCTCATGGTGACTTGTCAGAAAATGCTGAATACCACACTGCAAGAGAGCGCCAAGGTTTCATCGAAGGGCGTATTGCCGAGCTGGAAGGCAAAATTGGACGCTTTGATGTCATAAATATAAGCAAACTTAAAGGGCCAAAGATCAAATTTGGAGCAACAGTTACCCTTGCAGATGTTGGAAATGATAAGGAAATTAAGTACCGGATCGTAGGAGCGGATGAGTCAGACATTGCAAATGGTTTGGTGTCGATATCAGCGCCCATTGCTCGTGCGCTCATCGGTAAAGAAGAAGGTGATGTCGTTGATGTGCAAACACCGAAGGGGATGCGTTCCTATGAGGTGTTGTCGGTTGAGTTTAAGTAATCTGTGGATGCATTTTCGAAGTCCTGCTGGGTAGTTTATGACAAAGGCAAGGTGGGAAGCGCACACCAATGCTTGGGCCTAGCAGAGGCTTTAGGGTTTACCCCGAAGACCTTTGACATCTCTCCGCGTCTTCCTTGGAAATTCTTGAGTCCTGGCATGTGGTTGTCTCCTCTGCGCGGCGCAATGGACCAGAGTAAGAATTTCTTATCGCCTCCATGGCCGGATGTCATTATTGCCTCCGGTCGTTCGACAGTTGCCCCTACGCAAGCGATTCGCCGACTGACAAAAGGAGCAACGAAGGTTGTTCAGCTCCAGAATCCGACTATTCCTCCTGAAAATTTTGACTTGGTCATAGCCCCAGCTCATGACTGCATTCAAGGGCCTAATGTTTTGGTTACTCAAGGGGCTTTGCATTTGGTAAACCGCACGAAGCTTCAACATGCAGCGGAACATTTTAAACACCAGGTGCAGCACCTCAAAGCGCCTTTCTTGACAATTTTGCTGGGGGGTAACAGCCGTCGGTATCGACTGGATCCTGAAGTATCGCGAAAAATGGCAGCACAATTACGAGATGTTGCCCAAAAACAGAGCGTAAGCTTGCTTGTTATT
It encodes the following:
- the greA gene encoding transcription elongation factor GreA; the protein is MQKIPITAAGFTRLEKELSHLKKVERPDIIQAISEARAHGDLSENAEYHTARERQGFIEGRIAELEGKIGRFDVINISKLKGPKIKFGATVTLADVGNDKEIKYRIVGADESDIANGLVSISAPIARALIGKEEGDVVDVQTPKGMRSYEVLSVEFK
- a CDS encoding mitochondrial fission ELM1 family protein: MDAFSKSCWVVYDKGKVGSAHQCLGLAEALGFTPKTFDISPRLPWKFLSPGMWLSPLRGAMDQSKNFLSPPWPDVIIASGRSTVAPTQAIRRLTKGATKVVQLQNPTIPPENFDLVIAPAHDCIQGPNVLVTQGALHLVNRTKLQHAAEHFKHQVQHLKAPFLTILLGGNSRRYRLDPEVSRKMAAQLRDVAQKQSVSLLVIPSRRTGAENIAVFQQELQNCPAVVWNEAGENPYMGFLALADYIMVTSDSVSMTSEACYTGKPVYTYHLPGGAAISDRFHSLFVYKGYTRPFKGRLEAWEYPPLDEFSKVVEAVKQRLY